One window of Calypte anna isolate BGI_N300 chromosome 9, bCalAnn1_v1.p, whole genome shotgun sequence genomic DNA carries:
- the MRPL44 gene encoding 39S ribosomal protein L44, mitochondrial produces the protein MAVRLLLRASRRLLTGTGTGSGSGAGTGRVSVSTGPPPQKKRWLRAYLEQQRLETPPQRRSEKPNWDYHAEIEAFRHRLQENFSLDVLKTAFVNPCYIASEEERRRGLGLDKEMVALNIQDNSQLAEQGLCFVRSYLSQCFEAAYPDLPAEGVRALVAFLSSQELVAYIARNLSIQDLTLCKEFPVPPEVLQRTFFAVIGALLSSSGPEKTGIFVRDFFIPQLIGKDLFEIWEVVNPMGLLVKELTKRNIPSPEPRITRQLGVSTVLPLYFVGLYCDKKIIAEGPGETLLAAEEEAARVALRKLYGYTENRRPWDYSKPKQGLAAEKAISSN, from the exons ATGGCCGTCCGGCTGCTCCTCAGGGCCTCCCGGCGCCTCCTGACCGGCACCGGGACCGGATCTGGATCTGGGGCCGGGACCGGGCGGGTGTCAGTCAGCACTGGGCCGCCTCCCCAGAAGAAGCGGTGGCTCCGCGCCTACCTGGAGCAGCAGCGTCTGGAGACGCCTCCGCAGCGGCG GTCAGAGAAGCCCAACTGGGATTACCACGCCGAGATAGAAGCTTTTAGGCACCGCCTGCAGGAGAATTTCTCTCTGGATGTTCTCAAGACGGCGTTTGTGAATCCCTGCTACATCGCAAGTGAGGAGGAGAGGCGGCGAGGGCTGGGGCTGGACAAGGAAATGGTTGCTCTTAACATCCAAGACAACAGCCAGCTGGCCGAACAGGGGCTCTGCTTTGTGCGTTCTTACCTGAGCCAGTGTTTTGAAGCTGCCTACCCAGATTTACCTGCAGAGGGGGTACGAGCACTTGTGGCTTTTCTGAGCAGTCAAGAACTCGTTGCCTACATAGCTCGGAACCTCTCAATCCAGGACCTGACTCTTTGCAAGGAGTTTCCTGTCCCACCTGAGGTGCTCCAGAGAACCTTCTTTGCTGTGATAGGGGCCttgctcagcagcagtgggcCTGAGAAAACAGGGATCTTTGTCAGG gatttttttattccacagttgattggaaaagacctctttGAAATCTGGGAAGTTGTAAATCCTATGGGCTTACTTGTGAAAGAGCTGACCAAGAGGAATATCCCCTCTCCAGAACCAAGAATTACCAGGCAGCTGGGAGTCAGCACAGTTCTGCCACTCTACTTTGTTGGGTTGTACTG tgaTAAGAAGATCATTGCTGAAGGTCCTGGTGAAACCCTGcttgctgcagaggaagaagctgCCCGTGTGGCACTGAGGAAGCTCTATGGGTACACAGAGAACAGGAGGCCTTGGGATTACTCCAAGCCCAAACAAGGATTGGCAGCTGAAAAAGCAATCAGCAGTAATTAG